The window TCGAACAGAATTAGACAGCCCGGTGACGACAATTAAATTTTTAGAATTGGATGCGGAGTCAGGGTTTAAAGGGCTGACACAGATTGAAGCAGATGCGAAGACAGACCTTGAGTTTCAGATAACAGATGTCACCGAGTTTAATACAAACGGTAAGCTGCGCAGCTTTATGGAAGGCTACGGCTATAAGTCAAGTAGCGGTGACCTGGAAGGCCTCTTCAACCAAATGCTCGCTGATTTAGATCAAATGGCCTTTACCTTTGCGACCGAGTTTAATCGAGTTCATCGATCCGGCTGGAGTCCAATTGAAATTCGTGAGGGGGAAGATACTCAACAGGATTTCTTTTCCTTGCCTTCGGATGTCAAGGGAGCGGCTGGCAGCCTCAAGGTGGCGGCTGAAATTTTAGCGGATGTTGATCATATTGCCGCCGCGCAAAAGACGGTCGATGAGGTGGCGAATATTGGAAACGGGACAAACGCCCTTGCCTTGGCCAATGTAAAAAATACCGTCCTCGATTATGGTGGCAATTTAACGAATGTCCAAGCCTTTTACCAGGGGATGATTGGAACGCTTGGCGACAATGCGTCACAGGCTAATCGCATGACACAGGTTGCTGGTGTTCTGAAAGATACGCTCGAGCAGCAGCGGATGTCAGAAAGCTCGGTATCCCTTGATGAGGAAATGACCGACATGATTAAATTCCAGCATGCGTACAACGCGGCAGCCCGTAATATTACCCTAATTGATGAAATGCTTGATCGGGTCATCAATGGCCTGGGTACCGGAGGAAGATAAGGTAGGTGATGGAAGATGCGTGTAACACAAGGAATGCTAATCAATAATAATATCAAATATTTGAGTCAGAATTATAGCCGATTAACAAAGCTGAATGAACAAATGATGTCGGGTAAGAAAATTACCAAACCGTCGGATGACCCGGTGGTGGCGATGAATGGCATGCATTACCGCAGCCAGGTTGTGGAAGTGGAGCAGTTCAAGCGCAACTTAAATGAAGGCTTCAATTGGCTGGAAAATGCCGATTCCTCTTTGCATGAAGCCAGCCAGGCCCTGCAGCGGGTTCGCGATTTGACTGTACAGGCATCGAATGACAGCTATGATGCCGGAGCGAGAAAGAGTATTGCCGATGAAATTGCCAGTCTCCAGCAGCACCTTGCTGCTCTTGCGGATACAAAGGTCGGAGATACCTATATTTTCAGTGGAACGGATACAAGTGAGAGTCCGATCAATCTGAGTCAGATTGGTCTTGAATTTAGCAGCTTCAAGGATTTAGATGAAAAAAGAGGCTATGTTATCAGCTATCAGGGCCAAACCTTTAAGTATGATGGAACCGATGAATCAGGGAACACCTTTGTTTCTTTTTCAGGTGAAAAAATGGTCATCGACCCAGCGACAAGCAACATCACTTATCATTATAAAGAGACCCTTGAATATCGTGATGGAGAACAGGTGGACGTTACGAAAAAGCTGTCCGAGCAGGATATCGTCATTTCTCATGAGACTGCCGTTTCCATAAACGTGGAGGATGTGGAAATCGAAATTATGAAGGGCGTCAAAATGCCGATTAATATTCGCCCACAGGATGCCTTCCCGGTCGATTTGTTCAGCGGCTTAGAATCGCTGAAAAAGATGTTAAATAATCCTGGTACATCCGGTACAGAAATTAATAAATCACTCGAGGCGATTGACAAAATGCTTAATAATATCGTCTCGACCAGATCGGAGCTCGGTGCCCGAACCAACCGTGCCGAGCTCGTCCAAAGCCGTCTCATGGAGCAGGAGGTTATCGCGAAGAAAACGGTTTCCGAAAATGAAGACATTGATCTGGAAAAAGTCTATATCGACTTAACCATTGCCCAAAGTCTGCATCAAGCTTCATTAGCAGTCGGTGCAAAGCTAATTCAGCCAACATTAATGGATTATCTAAGATAGAAGAATTGAATCCCTATGGACATTGCTCTATAGGGATTTTTTAGAAGGAAATTCGTGAATACTATAAATATCACAGCAAAAGGATTGGATAAAATGAACATTCAAACGAAATATCATGGTGAAGTAACCGTCCATAAGGATGATATTCTTTATTTTGAAAAAGGAATCCCTGGTTTTCCAGAGGAAACGCAATTTGTGCTCCTTCCCTTAAGTGACGACGGCCTATTCCAGGTCCTACAATCAACCGTCGATGCAGAAATCGGCTTTCTCACAACAGACCCCTTCTTCTTCAAGCCGAATTATGATTTCCTCATCGAGGATTCGATTGTAGAAGCTCTCGGGATTGAACATGAAAAGGATGTCAAGGTATTGGTTATCCTCACGCCACAGGAGCCCTTCAACCAATCAACCGCCAACCTTCAGGCACCGGTAGTCATTAACATGGTCAACAATAAAGCGAGACAAGTAATCCTAAGCAACACAAACTATCTAACAAAGCATCCTCTCTTTACAGAGGAACCAGTCGCTGCAAAGGGGTGAACGAGGCATGCTCGTATTAACAAGGAAAAAAGGGCAAACAATTCGAATTGGTGATGAGATTGAAATAACCGTTGTGGCCACAGCGAATGATCAAGTGAAAATTGGGATACAAGCACCGAAGAATGTGGAGATATTGCGGCAGGAGTTGTTTGAAGAAATTCAAGCAGAGAACAAAGCGGCGACGACTTCAGCTTCTGTTGATAATCTGATAAGCAGTATAAAAAATTTTCCAAGTTTGAAAAAATAATTTCAGTAAAACATTAAACAGTTACTAGATTCCTCCGATATTAGTATTGTAAGAGGGAATAAAGGCGGCCGACTTTGTTCTCTCGTGCAAATACTTAATGGTTCACAGGGAAGTGAGCCGGATATTCAAGGAGGAAAATGGGAATGAGAATTAATCATAATATTGCGGCGTTGAATACTTATCGTCAGTTGGGTAGTGCTCAGGCTGGTCAAGCAAAATCAATGGAGAAATTATCTTCAGGACTTCGTATTAACAGTGCAGCAGATGATGCAGCAGGTCTAGCAATCTCTGAAAAAATGCGTGGGCAAATCCGTGGGTTAGAACAGGCATCTAAAAATGCTCAAGACGGTATATCATTAATTCAGACTGCTGAGGGAGCGTTAAATGAAACTCACGACATTCTTCAACGTATGCGTGAGTTGGCTGTTCAGTCTTCTAACGATACTAATACAGACGAAGACCGTGCTGAACTTCAAAAAGAAGTTGCTCAGTTGATTGAAGAAGTTGATAGAATTGGTAAAAATACACAATTCAATACTAAGGATATTTTAGCAGAAGATCAGTCTCTTGATATTAATATCGGTTCAAATGAAGGACAGGCTTTAACAATTGAATGGAAGGCTCAAACAAGTGAAGCTTTGGGTGAAGATGCTATTGATATTAGTGCTATTGATCTTTCTGATAAAGATGGTGCGCAATCTGGTATTAAGCTTTTAGATGAAGCTATCGCTTCAGTTTCTGCGTCACGTGCTCAAATGGGGGCGTATCAAAATCGTTTAGAGCACTCTATTAATAACTTGAATACTTCATCTGAAAACTTAACTGCAGCGGAATCTCGTATACGAGATGTTGATATGGCTAAAGAGATGATGGAACAGACAAAGAATTCTATTCTTGCACAGGCATCTCAAGCAATGTTAGCCCAAGCTAACCAACAGCCACAGGGAGTACTTCAGTTGTTACGTTAATTTTACTAGGATAAATTTTAAAGCTGACCAATTGATCGATAATTACGGACAATTAGGTCAGCTTTTCTTTTCAATAGTTAAGTGAAAATCAACCTTTTATAAAAGGTTAATATGGTTTTAATTCACCAACAACTTGCATTCTTAATCTAACAAGAAATATTAATCTGGATTTTTCAATATATTACCGCTTTATAACAACTTTCTAAATTATTTCTTATAAATATAAAAACTACTACTATACTTTAAACTCTAAAACCATACCATATGTATAGGTGAAATTAACCTGTTATATATATTTAAGTTTTTCCTCACTACCCAAATTTTTAATAAAGCCAGATTAGAGTATGATAATTCAGTAAGTTAGATAAATAGAAGATAAGGGGGAGTTTTATTAGCTATGTCATCAGATAAGCAACTTTTTCAATTAGTTAGAATCATGGATACAATGTTAGAAGCTATAGAACATTTTTCTGTTTTGGTAAAGGAAAGAAACTTCAATAAGTATGTATTTATCTTTAGTTCTATTGTAGATGGTTTTGGAGCTATTAAAAAGGGAATGAATTTATACAGTGAATTTGAAGGTCAAAAAGAAATTGAAGGTATTGAATATACTTTATATACTATTGCTAAGGATATGGAAATAGGGAATTCTATAAAAATGTCTGAATTAGTAAGGTTTTCATTAGTACCTCAAATACTCAAGTTAAAAAAAGGTTTGGAAAGAATTATTGATAATGGACCAAACAACCAAAAAGTAACGATAGGTGTTTATTTTTGTGAAAATAACCCTCTAAAAGTATATCCTAAAGAACGGATTAACTCTTTGATAAAAGAAGGAGAACGCCAAGGAGCTAATGTTCTATTTTTCTCTTCAAATGATATTGATTTTGAAAAAAGACAAGTTACAGCAGATACCTTTATAGATGGTAAATGGAAACGGATAAAATCTCCATTTCCAGATGTTATCAATAATATTGGAGTAAAGTCACGATCTCAACAATCTCGTAAAGAGAGAAAGTTAAGACAGGAAGTTCCTTTTACAAGCTTCGGAGTAGGGAATAAATTCTATTTGCCAAAAAAAATAGTTGAATCAAGAAAGTATGCCGATTTATTAGTACCTTTCAAAGTTGTTACTGATGAATCAATTATTCATAAATTTTTTATAGATAATAAGAGTGCTGTGTTTAAATCATTACTAGGTAATAGGGGAGAGAATATCTACTTCGTTAACAAAATAGGAAATCGTTATTTACTTATGGAGCATAAAAAGAAAAGGACTCTCAATCAGATGGAATTTGAAAAGTGGGTCTATGATATTATTTTAAAACAGAAAAATAGTTATATTGTGCAACAGTACATTCACTGCCGTACAAGAGATGGAGAACCTTATGATATACGAGCGCATGTACAGAAGGATGGTAACGGTAAGTGGACATTAACCAAAATATATCCACGTATAGGAAATAAAAAAAGTAATCTGAGTAATATTAGTCGTGGTGGAAGAACTGAGAGACTAGAAAACTTATTAGCCAAAGAATTTGGAAATAAAGGTAAGGAGTATGAAGAAAGGCTTAAAAATTTGGCCATGGACTTGACATGGCATCTTGATAAATTACATGGACTAGCATTGAATGAACTTGGATTAGATCTAGCCATTGATGAGAATGGATGTTTATGGCTCCATGAAGTAAACAATGGTCCTCAATCTACTTATCATGAAGATGAAAGAGCGATTAATACTATTGCATATGCTATCTATATTGCTAAAAATAGAATTTTTCACACAAATGAATTTGATAGGAAAATTAAGGTTAGAGGACAATTTGATGCAGAAAATACAGATTTACAATTTGCTAATTTAGATAATCGTATTCGTATCGGCATGCTAGCAAGTCAAAATGATATTAATGACTTAGCAGTTGCATGTGCTTATGTTGCTAATTATGAAAATGTGAATTTTTATTATTTTACATCTGAAGATATTGATTATGATGAGATGTTAATAAGAGGATATTTTTATGAAAACAAAGAATGGGTTCCCAAAATTGTAGAGTATCCTGATGTTATATATGATCGATTAAGATTGAGAGGTATTAAAGGATATAATATTGTATATGAAGAATTAGAAGGAATTCCATTTACAAATGAATTTTTTGGGAATTCAATTAGTAAATTAGATGTTTATGATAGGCTAAAATCAACAGGGAAGATTGACGATGTAATAATTCCATATCAAAAAGTTAATAGGGTAAAAGACATCTTTAATTATATTGGAAAGTATGGAAAAATTATTCTGAAACCGGAAATCGGTTCATTTGCAAATGGTGTTCATTTTATAGAAAGGAATAAAACCGATGATTACTTCGTAGCAATTGGTGAACGAGAATACCATTATAGCGAGCTGCAACTTAATCAGTATTTAAGGGATTTAATGAGAAAAAGTGTCTTTATAGTTCAAAAATATATTGAGACTCGGACAAAAGAAGGAAAGCCTTTTGATATTAGGGTGCATATGATGAAAGATGGTAATGGTAATTGGTCATTTGTTAATAATTATCCAAGAATTGGTATACACCATGCTGTTATATCTAGCACTGGCAATGGAGGCTATATTGGGGGAATTGTAGGATTTTTAAAGAGAAACTTTTCAGAAGAAAGAGGTAAAGAAATAATAAATGAAATAGAAACAACTGCGTTAAAAGTTGCTTCTACTTTTGAAGGGTTTTATGAAAAAAATTTAAGTGAGATGGGTTTAGATATAGCAATTGGTAAAGATATGAAACCTTATATTATTGAGGTTAATGTAAATAAACCTGGAATAGTATATTATGAGTTTGAAGTCGCAAAACATGCAATCCCTTATGCAATATATTTAGCTAATAATGAAAAGACTAAATTACTAGATAGTGAAAAATCTGTAGTACTTCTGTAAAATTGGTTGAGATTTAAAAGGAAAAAGTCGGAGGAATTAGGTTAAACCGTCTAAGGCGAAAGCTATGACGATGAATCCATAGGTGAAACAATGACCATCAGCATTGTGAATCCGAAGCGCCCGCCCCCTACTAGATTGCTAGAGGGTGAAGATATAGTCTAGTCACTTGTGAAAACAAATGTTCGCACGATGGCGAAAGAAATGATGGAACAAACGAAGAATTCGATTCTTTCTCAAGCATCACAAGCAATGTTGGCTCAAGCTAACCAATTACCACAAGGAGTATTACAACTTCTTCGTTAATTTTATATTATTTTCCAAGAGGCTCTAGTTTTGCTAGGGTCTCTTTTTCCCATTAGGGGAATGATAATAATTAGGGGTGAGTAAATGAATTATTTATTAGAAATCAACAAAAGACCTTACCGAAATGAAGATCATTTGGCTTTTATGATTTATAAACTAGAGCAACAGGATATGGGTGGATTTTTGTCTAATTATAAAATAATAAAACACTTTGAAAGATTAGGACCGTTGGAGAGAAATAAAGAAGGTAACTTCGTAAAGCTAATTGACCTCAACGAAAATGAATATAAAATATATTTTGGTTTTGATGTCGATCTAACTAATCAAATAATTAACTGGGCAGACTCAATTAATAAAATTGGAATACCCTACGAACATCAATTAGAGGAGTTTATAACTCTAATTACCAATTCTGAAAAGTTCAAAAGGTTATCATAGTAATCGTTTCGAGATCTTTCTAAAAAAGAAAAAGTCACAGTGACGCCCCGAAAATTCTTAGAAGGTGCCTGTGGTTGACCCCCTTATAATGGACATATAGTATAGATAGAAACACGACATACCTACATTTCAGGGGGACAACTTAAGAAAAAGTCACAGTGACGCCCCGAAAAATATCCCGGATGTTACTGCACGCATCATGGACTAGTTGTACTTGTTCTCTTGTGAGTGTTAAGACGTCCCTTCGGGGCTCCTTCATCTTTAAGATGTTTTTATCAAGGGGTTTTCCCATTGAAATATGATGTAAAAACGGTTTGAATGACCGGTAATTTCCAATCATTTGTTTCTTTGTTTTTTCAGATAGATCTTTTTCATAATGCTCAATTCTCATCAAGTAATCATAGAAACCTTGAACACAAGTTAATATGGTATTTACAGTACGCTCTGATCTCTTTGCTCTGGTTTGGGTAAGCTGAATAACTTTAATAGATTGATATGGATTCCTTAACCAAGATATAAATTCCGCCAATAAATCAAGATCAACTTCTTCGTATCCTCTTTCTTTTTCTTTTAAATACTGAAAGTATAATTTCAAATGACGACAGTATGATTTTAATGTGTTTTCAGCCTTCCCTGTGTTATCAAGATATTTTAGGTATTTGGTTACGGGTACTACTGGATTATTATTTTCATCAATAAGCATATAACGCCTTTTGCCATCAATTAAAACCTCTTGAACTTTCATAAAACATCACCTCCAGACTAAATAATGATGTATTTATGAAAGTGTTTCTATAAAAACTATGAATACTATAATTTCTTACTGTAAATAAGCATTATTTTAAGATACAAAAAAGAAGTAGTACTTAACTTTAAAAACGTTAAATACTACTTCTTTTTATACTGTAGATAAGGGGGCTATAACGGAACAGCAGAGATCGTCAGAATGGCAGTCTTTTTTAATAGAGGAGTAGGTTATTTAAAAATCGGAAAATTTTGATGGATGTTATTATGTTAAAATAATTTTATTGTTTGTGAAAATGTTTTCAAAAATAGAATGTGGAGTGGTTATATGAAAACGATAATAAATCGAATAGCACTTGGAGTGGTTTTACTAATTGTAGCTTTATTTTCATTCGATAAAAATTATTTAGGACACTGGTATATAGGAACGATCTCTTTTGTTTCTTTCGTTTTAGTCATTAATTACATCGGTACATTAGAGAGAAAAACTGAAATTGATAAAAAAACAAAAATAATAGGATGGATTTGTTTTTTTACAA of the Bacillus tuaregi genome contains:
- a CDS encoding YheC/YheD family protein, with amino-acid sequence MSSDKQLFQLVRIMDTMLEAIEHFSVLVKERNFNKYVFIFSSIVDGFGAIKKGMNLYSEFEGQKEIEGIEYTLYTIAKDMEIGNSIKMSELVRFSLVPQILKLKKGLERIIDNGPNNQKVTIGVYFCENNPLKVYPKERINSLIKEGERQGANVLFFSSNDIDFEKRQVTADTFIDGKWKRIKSPFPDVINNIGVKSRSQQSRKERKLRQEVPFTSFGVGNKFYLPKKIVESRKYADLLVPFKVVTDESIIHKFFIDNKSAVFKSLLGNRGENIYFVNKIGNRYLLMEHKKKRTLNQMEFEKWVYDIILKQKNSYIVQQYIHCRTRDGEPYDIRAHVQKDGNGKWTLTKIYPRIGNKKSNLSNISRGGRTERLENLLAKEFGNKGKEYEERLKNLAMDLTWHLDKLHGLALNELGLDLAIDENGCLWLHEVNNGPQSTYHEDERAINTIAYAIYIAKNRIFHTNEFDRKIKVRGQFDAENTDLQFANLDNRIRIGMLASQNDINDLAVACAYVANYENVNFYYFTSEDIDYDEMLIRGYFYENKEWVPKIVEYPDVIYDRLRLRGIKGYNIVYEELEGIPFTNEFFGNSISKLDVYDRLKSTGKIDDVIIPYQKVNRVKDIFNYIGKYGKIILKPEIGSFANGVHFIERNKTDDYFVAIGEREYHYSELQLNQYLRDLMRKSVFIVQKYIETRTKEGKPFDIRVHMMKDGNGNWSFVNNYPRIGIHHAVISSTGNGGYIGGIVGFLKRNFSEERGKEIINEIETTALKVASTFEGFYEKNLSEMGLDIAIGKDMKPYIIEVNVNKPGIVYYEFEVAKHAIPYAIYLANNEKTKLLDSEKSVVLL
- the fliW gene encoding flagellar assembly protein FliW, producing the protein MNIQTKYHGEVTVHKDDILYFEKGIPGFPEETQFVLLPLSDDGLFQVLQSTVDAEIGFLTTDPFFFKPNYDFLIEDSIVEALGIEHEKDVKVLVILTPQEPFNQSTANLQAPVVINMVNNKARQVILSNTNYLTKHPLFTEEPVAAKG
- a CDS encoding site-specific integrase → MKVQEVLIDGKRRYMLIDENNNPVVPVTKYLKYLDNTGKAENTLKSYCRHLKLYFQYLKEKERGYEEVDLDLLAEFISWLRNPYQSIKVIQLTQTRAKRSERTVNTILTCVQGFYDYLMRIEHYEKDLSEKTKKQMIGNYRSFKPFLHHISMGKPLDKNILKMKEPRRDVLTLTREQVQLVHDACSNIRDIFRGVTVTFS
- the flgL gene encoding flagellar hook-associated protein FlgL yields the protein MRVTQGMLINNNIKYLSQNYSRLTKLNEQMMSGKKITKPSDDPVVAMNGMHYRSQVVEVEQFKRNLNEGFNWLENADSSLHEASQALQRVRDLTVQASNDSYDAGARKSIADEIASLQQHLAALADTKVGDTYIFSGTDTSESPINLSQIGLEFSSFKDLDEKRGYVISYQGQTFKYDGTDESGNTFVSFSGEKMVIDPATSNITYHYKETLEYRDGEQVDVTKKLSEQDIVISHETAVSINVEDVEIEIMKGVKMPINIRPQDAFPVDLFSGLESLKKMLNNPGTSGTEINKSLEAIDKMLNNIVSTRSELGARTNRAELVQSRLMEQEVIAKKTVSENEDIDLEKVYIDLTIAQSLHQASLAVGAKLIQPTLMDYLR
- a CDS encoding flagellin N-terminal helical domain-containing protein, producing MRINHNIAALNTYRQLGSAQAGQAKSMEKLSSGLRINSAADDAAGLAISEKMRGQIRGLEQASKNAQDGISLIQTAEGALNETHDILQRMRELAVQSSNDTNTDEDRAELQKEVAQLIEEVDRIGKNTQFNTKDILAEDQSLDINIGSNEGQALTIEWKAQTSEALGEDAIDISAIDLSDKDGAQSGIKLLDEAIASVSASRAQMGAYQNRLEHSINNLNTSSENLTAAESRIRDVDMAKEMMEQTKNSILAQASQAMLAQANQQPQGVLQLLR
- the csrA gene encoding carbon storage regulator CsrA codes for the protein MLVLTRKKGQTIRIGDEIEITVVATANDQVKIGIQAPKNVEILRQELFEEIQAENKAATTSASVDNLISSIKNFPSLKK